A section of the uncultured Fretibacterium sp. genome encodes:
- a CDS encoding isochorismatase family cysteine hydrolase — protein sequence MKVNDRYCSFYYELDEDYGEIVIDGSRTALLIVDMQYHFLTRPDTSGMSEREKAYYARWEYFYDRVDNEVIPNNARLLSAFRERKMLVAHARITGQLANGRDRSLDQKATGYNELLLLDGNPAGEIVAPLAPRENELVVRKTTDSALTGTSLRLMLHNCGIDTVVVTGVLTDQCVSGTVRSLADESFKVWLVEDACGASTREIQEHELSVLNNIYCHVVSTDELIAAL from the coding sequence ATGAAGGTCAACGATCGTTATTGCTCGTTCTATTACGAGCTCGATGAGGATTACGGCGAAATTGTCATCGACGGGAGCAGAACGGCACTACTTATCGTGGATATGCAATACCACTTCCTTACCCGTCCCGACACAAGCGGCATGAGCGAGAGGGAAAAGGCCTATTATGCACGCTGGGAGTACTTTTACGATCGAGTGGACAACGAGGTGATCCCCAACAACGCACGGCTCCTTTCCGCGTTTCGGGAGAGGAAGATGCTTGTCGCCCACGCCCGCATAACCGGCCAGCTCGCGAATGGGAGGGATCGGTCCCTGGATCAGAAGGCCACGGGATACAACGAATTGCTCCTGCTCGACGGAAATCCCGCCGGCGAGATCGTCGCTCCGTTGGCTCCTCGCGAAAACGAATTGGTGGTCAGGAAGACGACGGACAGCGCCCTTACGGGGACGTCGCTCCGGCTGATGCTGCACAATTGCGGCATTGATACGGTGGTCGTGACCGGGGTCCTGACCGATCAGTGCGTGTCGGGGACCGTTCGCAGCTTGGCCGACGAGAGCTTCAAGGTTTGGCTCGTAGAGGACGCCTGCGGGGCATCGACGCGTGAGATACAGGAGCACGAACTCTCGGTGCTGAATAACATCTATTGCCACGTGGTCAGCACCGACGAATTGATCGCCGCCTTATAG